In Erigeron canadensis isolate Cc75 chromosome 1, C_canadensis_v1, whole genome shotgun sequence, a single window of DNA contains:
- the LOC122581345 gene encoding two-component response regulator-like APRR2 — MVCTATDLLEWKEFPKGLKVLLLDEDTSSANQIRSKLEEMSYVVSMFHSEDEALSAISDKSKRFHVAIVEVRADNEDGRFKFLKSAKDLPTIMTSDVKCISTMMKCIALGAVEILEKPLSEDKLRNIWQHVAHKAFNAGPKDQSEFEVKTECDQHHEQKIEEVSVESDKYPAPSTPQLKQGMRLVDNGDCHDQDQTHVSNEKESVDHDGESKFVETTCDDLVGDTTTTTITTVTNSAKSLEEGVGKPTSDGSCPDVQDDGKKRNEPSDRPNTRASKTIRKKIKVDWTSELHKKFVQAVEQLGVDQAIPSRILELMNVEGLTRHNVASHLQKYRLQRRHILPKESGRKWPQTRHSSPRTYYPPKPIMAYPPYYPSHTFPPNQVYPAWPPPHNYASPPPHSYASQPQMWSPPYYQAWQSSENWMWNPYSGVQAEAWGCPAAPPHASFPRTASPFQSRDSMQTSQSMPKNSVDNYPGDEVIDKVVKEAINKPWLPLPLGLKPPSTESVISELFKQGISTVPPRINGSH, encoded by the exons ATGGTTTGCACTGCAACTGATTTATTAGAGTGGAAAGAATTCCCAAAGGGTCTTAAAGTCTTGCTGCTTGATGAGGACACCAGTTCTGCAAATCAAATAAGATCAAAACTTGAGGAAATGAGTTATGTTG TTTCTATGTTTCATAGCGAGGATGAAGCATTATCGGCAATTTCAGACAAATCTAAACGTTTTCATGTTGCAATAGTAGAG GTTAGGGCAGACAACGAAGATGGAAGGTTCAAGTTTCTTAAAAGTGCGAAAGACTTGCCCACAATTA TGACTTCAGATGTGAAGTGCATTAGTACCATGATGAAGTGCATAGCG CTTGGTGCGGTTGAAATCCTTGAGAAACCACTGTCAGAAGATAAACTTAGAAACATATGGCAACATGTGGCTCACAAG GCATTCAACGCAGGACCTAAGGATCAATCTGAATTTGAGGTAAAGACAGAATGTGATCAACATCATGAGCAGAAAATTGAGGAAGTATCAGTTGAAAGTGACAAATATCCGGCTCCATCAACCCCCCAACTGAAACAAGGTATGAGATTAGTTGATAACGGCGATTGTCATGATCAAGACCAAACTCACGTATCAAATGAGAAAGAGAgtgtagatcatgatggtgaaTCCAAATTTGTCGAAACTACTTGTGATGATTTAGTTGGtgatactactactactactattactACCGTGACAAACTCGGCAAAGAGTTTGGAGGAGGGTGTTGGCAAGCCTACAAGTGATGGGAGTTGTCCTGATGTTCAAGATGATGGTAAGAAGCGAAATGAACCATCTGATCGTCCCAATACACGTGCCAGTAAAACCATTCGGAAAAAAATCAAG GTAGATTGGACGTCCGAACTACACAAGAAATTTGTACAAGCCGTAGAGCAACTCGGTGTTGATCAAGCAATACCATCTCGTATACTAGAACTCATGAATGTGGAGGGTTTAACTCGCCATAATGTAGCAAGTCATCTGCAG AAATATAGATTGCAAAGGAGACATATTTTGCCTAAAGAAAGTGGGCGTAAATGGCCTCAAACTAGACATTCATCACCAAGAACCTACTATCCACCGAAGCCCATCATGGCTTATCCTCCATATTACCCTAGCCACACGTTCCCACCCAACCAAGTGTATCCTGCTTGGCCACCTCCACACAATTATGCTTCGCCACCTCCACACAGTTATGCTTCGCAACCTCAGATGTGGTCCCCACCGTATTACCAAGCATGGCAGTCTTCGGAAAATTGGATGTGGAATCCTTATTCAGGG GTACAAGCCGAAGCATGGGGCTGCCCAGCTGCACCACCACACGCATCTTTTCCTAGA ACTGCTTCTCCATTTCAGAGTAGGGATTCAATGCAAACTAGCCAAAGCATGCCAAAGAATTCAGTCGATAATTACCCG